From the genome of Arthrobacter alpinus, one region includes:
- a CDS encoding MFS transporter, which yields MSNIVLRGVHDVVSYIDSRPKISGRAGLIWWLALGGLFLDAFSNSALAAGLGPMTKDLHLSAIQVATLTSLASWVAIVFNPIGGWLADKYGRIPPLIIAKVLALVGAGLAAFAPSFEMVMAGRFFVGAAYGIDFAIAMALLAEFTPARFKSRLNTWQGVWYTAVSSNLILAVLFYNMGVGAAIWRYAVGSAGVVALIMFIFQLTYLVESPTWAARKGMLERAATYMTKIYKEPFVAADVEDRAPILNQATKGFANVALIFRGIYLPRTILAGTVQMAQSIQYFAVGWYLPIISLTLFGQNFVVATLGALVFNLFGILGGFMSPQIGKFFGLRKASALGFGAVFVMLVILGLFYETMPIFLAFLVPSLFILFHSGGPGANGKSLSTLSFRSELRAGANGIIGAIGSTGAALGLLVFPILKEDLGLGPTFLILSVVPLTACIICSVIKWDPTRTSISPDEETNAPQFKSDVALATALVK from the coding sequence TTGTCAAATATTGTTCTCCGAGGTGTGCACGACGTTGTGTCATACATCGACTCCCGTCCCAAGATTTCCGGTCGTGCAGGCCTGATCTGGTGGCTGGCCCTTGGTGGCCTGTTCCTGGATGCGTTCTCCAACTCCGCGTTGGCCGCGGGCCTGGGCCCCATGACCAAGGACCTGCACCTGTCCGCCATTCAGGTCGCCACTCTCACCTCCCTCGCTTCCTGGGTAGCCATTGTTTTCAACCCCATCGGCGGCTGGCTGGCAGACAAGTACGGGCGCATACCCCCGCTGATCATCGCCAAGGTTCTGGCGCTCGTCGGTGCCGGGTTGGCCGCTTTTGCCCCCAGCTTTGAAATGGTCATGGCTGGCCGATTTTTTGTGGGCGCCGCCTACGGAATCGACTTCGCCATCGCCATGGCACTGCTGGCCGAATTCACCCCGGCCCGCTTCAAGAGCCGCCTGAATACCTGGCAGGGTGTCTGGTACACGGCTGTAAGCTCCAACCTCATCCTTGCCGTCCTGTTCTACAACATGGGCGTCGGCGCAGCCATCTGGCGCTACGCTGTTGGCTCCGCCGGCGTGGTTGCCTTGATCATGTTCATTTTCCAGCTCACATACCTGGTGGAAAGTCCCACATGGGCCGCCCGCAAGGGGATGCTGGAACGCGCCGCCACGTACATGACCAAGATCTATAAGGAACCGTTCGTCGCCGCGGACGTTGAGGACCGGGCCCCCATCCTGAACCAGGCAACCAAGGGCTTCGCCAACGTTGCCCTGATCTTCAGGGGAATCTACCTGCCGCGGACCATCTTGGCCGGCACGGTACAGATGGCCCAGTCCATCCAATACTTTGCCGTGGGCTGGTACCTGCCCATCATCAGTCTGACGCTCTTTGGGCAGAACTTTGTGGTGGCCACGCTCGGTGCGCTTGTCTTCAACCTGTTCGGCATACTTGGTGGTTTCATGTCGCCACAGATCGGCAAATTCTTTGGCCTGCGCAAGGCGTCAGCCTTGGGCTTTGGGGCTGTGTTTGTGATGCTGGTGATCCTTGGCCTCTTCTACGAGACCATGCCGATCTTCCTGGCATTCCTGGTGCCGTCGCTGTTCATCCTCTTCCACTCCGGAGGTCCCGGCGCGAATGGCAAGAGCCTGTCCACACTGTCCTTCCGCAGTGAACTCCGGGCCGGTGCCAACGGCATCATTGGGGCTATCGGGAGCACTGGCGCCGCCCTGGGCCTGTTGGTCTTCCCCATCCTGAAGGAAGACTTGGGCCTAGGACCGACGTTCCTGATCCTCTCCGTCGTCCCGCTGACCGCCTGCATCATCTGCTCGGTGATCAAGTGGGATCCCACCCGGACAAGCATCAGCCCCGACGAGGAGACCAACGCACCGCAATTCAAGAGTGACGTGGCCCTGGCCACTGCACTAGTCAAGTAG